The Tolypothrix sp. NIES-4075 genomic interval AAGCCATGAGTGCTATCAGGATGATGATGAAAGCGCACTTCTAAAGGAATTAATCCTTCTTCGCCTAAGTCTACACTTTGGATAATCTCGTGCTGCAACCAATCCCAGAAATGCAGCTGATGACCGTAGTTTCCATCTGTGACATCTTTGAGATTAAAGCCAGGATAATACGTTTTTGGTGCGCCCCACTCGCTACTTACCATGACGTTATGACGCGGTTGATACCAAAAGTCATAATTAAAGCGCATTTCCTTGGCTTTGTTTTCCCAGCGTCCAGCAATGTCAAAATTCTTATCCAGCAACAAAAAGCCTCCGGGTGCATTTCCCTCGCTGTCGCCCAGCATAGAAATCATGATATTACTATCTGCGAGGCAGTGTACTGTGTGGGGTGCTGTTAAGTTCGTTTTTGCTTTAATTTCTTCGGGTTCAATGACTTTGTGCAGTTTTGGTGCTTTCGGATCTGCTGTATCTACAATGTAAATTCGGCTAGACCGTTGACCGGGAATCACCATAAAGCGTCGCGATTTACTTGCATCCCCATGACAAGAACTACAAGCATTCCAGCCAAAGTGATGTAACTCATCACCAATATAAGGCATTGGCAGACGATGAATAATCTGCGAATATGTTGGAGAATTGCGATCGACATCTACAGTTGCGAGATAATCTGGTTCCTCGATACCCGTACCCGTGTAGAGTGCAACTGTATACAGTATTTTTTCTGGTTCTGCCTTCATCGCTGCTTCTGGGGAAGCGTAACCTGGTCCGCAACAAGTTTGAGCCATTTTTTTATACCTCCATATTCGTAAGTCAGCTTCAGCGTTGAGAATCGCACTAAAGTGCGTACTACGAGCTTATAATTTATGTTTATCTTATATATAAATTAAGTTCCTAAAAATTGCTTGCTTTGCTGCAATTGGTGCATATGATGAAACAAACTCCAGCAATATTCTTCTGGTAAACCACAGGTAACAGCACCCCGCAAAACAATATTAAAATACCAATCGTTAGGCGCGACTTCTGCTGTCAGCTTCTCAACTACTACATAGGTGCGAACGTCTTTGTATACTTGATTTTGGCAATGAATATCTACCAATTCTTGCCGATAACCGCCATGAGGTACATCTTCTCTTATATCGAGGCGATCGCTCAATCGCCAAGGTAGCTGATAAAGTACACCGATCACGCTAGCTTTGGCATCTTTCACCACATCCAAAACCCCACATTTGCGCGTCGGGGAAAAGCGATAAAACCCCAGTTTATAATTTTTTAACGTTGCCGCACCGACGACATAAAGATGAGTGTTCTCACCAAGCGATCGCTTCAAATCCACCGGACACATACAAGATCCATACGCAAAATAATAAAACATCGGTTCCTGTTGCTTTTGTTGCAGATTTAAATCCAGCTTGGCTGAACCATCGACTTGCACCCAAATATGATGAGAATTTCCCCCGCGATCGCTCATCTATCCTTAGAGGTATTAATTACACCGCATATTATATCACAATATATAAATATGTACTACTATAAGTCGATAAATAAACCGGGGATTGGGGAATGGGAAATAGGTAATGGGGAATGGGGAATGGGGAATGGGGAATAGGTAATGGAGAATGGGGAATGGAAAATAGGTAATGGGGAATGGAAAGAATCTCTTATTCCCAATGCCCTACTTTGACCAATTACCAATTACCTTTTTCCCCATTACCCATTACCCCAATTACTCATAACTTTTGCGAATTTGATTCCAGGCTTTGACAACTGCCTGTAAATTCTTGGGTAGGTTATTTTGAGACACATCGTTGTAGCGAACCGTAGTGTCGTTACTGGTGACAGTGTACGTGATATAATCAGCAGAACCCTTGGTGGCTGGGTAACTTAGATTCTCTAATTCATTGAATCTATGGTCTTTGAGAACTTGTTGAAATTCTCGCACCTTTTGCTGAGAAACCCGCCAAACTCGACGTTCGGAATCATTCGCATCACCGATGCGGTATTGCACCAAACGCCCATCATTAAGTAAAATAGTTTCGTAGGTTTTGCCGATAAAGCCACCGCTAGAAATTTGTCGAAAAACCACATTGCGATCCAATTGTGGTGGTAACTCGCTTACAGGAATAGGTAAAGGTTTAATCTCATCTGGAATTGGGTTAGCGATCGCAATATTGCGAATATCATTCCAAGCTTTGACGACTGTCTGCAAATTTTCAGGTAAGTTATTTCGCGAGACATCATTATACTGAATCGTACCATCAGAAGTAGTGATTGTATAAGTGATGTAATCGGCAGAACCTTGAGCTGCTGGGTAACTCAGATTTCGCAACTCACTTAATTTCTGTTTTTCTAACAATTTTTTAAATTCTTTCAATTGGTGTGGAGAAACCTGCCAAACTTGAGGTTCAAGATCGTTTTCTTTACCTTTTTCATAGCGGATGATGCGTCCGTCATTCAGCAATACAGTTTCGTAGGTTCTCGCAAAGAAACCACCACTGGAGATTTGCCGAAAAATGACATTCTTATTCAAAGCTGGTGGTAACTCACTTGTGGGAATCGTTATAGGTGTAATTCCCTTAGAAGCAATTTCGCTGTTCTTTTCATTCAGCCGAAGTGCAGAACCAGAGGCATCGGTATGATAAACTAAAATTTGGTCAACTGCGCCTACAACTACCTTCCAACCGTTGACGATCGCTCTTGTACAGCCCTCATCAGGACGCGGTAGATTCAAACAACCATTATTCCAATTTTTCTGTTTCGCCTGAACGATATTTAATTGAGAAATCGGCAGATTCAAACGTCGGGATGCAGCTTGGAGAACAGCATTCTTAACTGATTCTGGTAATTTAGTTTCGGAGTTTCCCGCAGTCTGGGTAGAAGCTATTCGTAACAAACGTCCGTTACTATTGGTGTGATAAACCCATTTTTGTTTACCGTCAGACACCACAACCTTCCAACCAGGAACTAACGCTTGGGTGCAGATTTCACTAGGTTGAGATACTCCCAAACAACCATTATTCCAAGTTCGGGGAGTGGATTCAACAATTTCCAGGTCTTCGATGGAAATTTGCGATCTTTTTGATGCATCTCGCAGCACCGCTGCTTCTACTCGATGCGGCAAATTGTTTGTTGTCATTTCTTTAATGAATTCATTTGTGCTTTCTGCCATTAAATTTGCAGGCGTTGCGGTAGCATTCTTGATGAGGGTGAAATTGCTACCAATCGACAAAAAGCCAGTCAAAATCAAAACAGTGAAAATTCGTGCTTGATTTGTGGTAAGATAAATTTTAAGTATAGTTTTCATAGCTAGAGTGAAAATTTAGTGGTTAATTAGTATTTATTAGCCATTAATCATTAACCGCTAGTTCAATATCAAACAAGTTCTAACTAGCGAATAAAGATAAAAAAGTATATTATCCCACAATACAAGTATTTGGGATTAACTTAACGGCATTGTTCGGTGGTACATGTGAACATAGACACCGCTATACGTTCTATTAGTTCCTAACTTTTAGATTAGATTTATATTTGCCAAATCACATCACCCAATTGACTTACCCGGAAGGGTGATATTGGTGCTTCGACAATCCACTAAAGCTTTAAACGAGCAGGAAATTGACTTTTTTAACGATATCAGGCGGAAAGTGCTGTATGATCGAGAAACTCATGATTTGGCACATCAAATCTAATAGTACTACCTGCCCAGTCTTTTAAATCGGGCGCTAACCAAACTAGCTTTCGCACAATTTCATCATTAACCCACAGCACCACCGGAAAGGGAAACTGTTTTCTAAACTCATCTCGCATGAGATTGGTAGAGATGATCAGTTGATTAATTTCTACCACCGATTCTAAACCTCTGACTATCAAAGCTTCGGGTTGAGTAGTGCCGATCGCGTCGATTAAGGGTGTATAAAGTGTTTTAGCGCAAGGTGGAATCAGAACTTCTCGGATATCTGCTGAGGAAAATTCTTCTAACCAGCTGACTATTTGCTGCTGTCTATTGACATTGCAGGACGCTAACAGTAGTGAAAACTCTCCATCAGCCATCATAATTGCCCGTGCCAGACGAGTAATAGCAGCAGTGTAGTTTGTCGTGCTTTCTTGGTTATTAATTAAGCTAATCATTGAGAATCCTAAATTAAATTTTAATAATTAAATTGTTAGAGTCGGGAAAATTACCCAGGCTTGCGATTCTGACAAGCTGGGGTAATTTTAATAACCAAAATATACTCTTGATGTGGTTATTGAGCGTGTGGTGTTAGACCCCCCATTCACGAATACCAATTGGCTAATTAGGAAATCTCTTGACCATTAATCGTGCTTGGGCATTAGGATATAGCTAAATAAATGCTTGAAGTTGAATCATTTCATTGTCCGGAAAAATTAGTAAAAAGTAATATAGAAGTAAAAGCGATCGCAATGCCTGAGTTAATGAACTACCCAGACCTACAACGTTATCGGTCTGGGTTTCTGCGCCCAAACCAGTAGATCCAGATTTCTGACGTTTCATTTGTCCTAGTTGCCGCATACTTCCAGCTTGCTTGGGCTAAGGAGTGGATGAGGTAGAGCTAGAGGCATCTACGTCTACGAGGCTCGTTCCAAACCCCTAGGACTTACGCACATTCTACGAATTCTTGGCGTTCTTGGCGTCTTCTCCCGAAGGGAGAGGCTAGCGCCAAGGCGGTTCAATAAATTAAGCTTTTGGGCGATTTTTGCGTAAGTCCTGAAGAGTTTAAGAGAGTTTTTGCGCTTATTCCTAAACCTTTGTTTGTCAAGTGTTCGGTAGAAAAAGACGATAGGATTCGCTGTCTAACAGAATTCTGAAACCCAGCCACATCAGCACAAATGGGAAAATCTTGCGAGCATAACGGCTGAGTACCAAAGCGATACCGGGTTGATGAGTCAAAGTATAGGACATAAACAGCCAGCAGCAAACAATGAAATAGCAAACTGGTATGATCACGGACAGATTTTGGATTGTGCTGCTGGCAAACAAGGGTATATAAATCCCAAGATTGTTGCCACCGTTAGAAATCGTGACCGCAGAGACACGATAGGTCTGCGGATCGCGGATTACGTCCCAGAGCGATCGCTTTCTGGAATCAAATCCGAGAAATTTAGAGTTTCTTTTTAGATTGGCTGACTTATCTTCGGCTGAGTCATCCTTATTAAGGTTGAATAAATTGTTCAAGCCAATGAGTATCGGTAGAATCCCTAGTAGACCAATCCAAGTTGACGGAATTGCTAGACCCAGTAAGAAACCAACCAAACTTACTATCACTAATGCCGTGAACCCTAGAATCTCACCAACCACAACATGTTGAGGACGAAAAGTCCGATTAACCTCGCTGAAGAAGGCAGTTAGATAAATATTGTCATCAAACGTTGTTGCCACAGCAGCAGCTAGCCCAATCTTAATTGTTGCAATTAACCAATCCATCACCATTCCTCACTCAACACCTATCTGATGACCGAAAAAGAGCGATCGCTCAACCGTTGTAGAAAATTCACACAATATCGATATGATAATGTGAGTATCGCATATTGGGTGTAACCAGCGAGTAAAACTGGTATATACATATCAAGCGGTGCTTTGACTTTATCCCCCATCTGCAATTCATCCGGCAATTTCCATCACCTATATTTATCAAAGGAGTCATTATGATTAGCCGTTTGATTGACCTTTTGCTTAGATGCACAGGTCAAAACATCTTACGGTCGCTCAAATCAGCCACTCGTAGTAAGGCTACATACAGGTTTGCAGTTCGATTTTGTCTCGGACTTGTCTCGATTTTGGTCTTGACTCTGGTTTTTGACGGTCATGCTGTTGCCGTTTCTGATGGCAATAAGCTCTCCTCTGTAATAAATCAGTTCAAACTACCCAAAACCTCAATAATCCAGTTAGTGGAAACCGTGGGACTGTTTATGGGTGGGATAATTTTTTGTATAGTTTTGGATCGCTGGTTTTCTAAGCGTTCTGGTCAATCTAGCAACACGCCTTTAGCAGAGCAAGCGCGGCGGCTCAAGCAACTCAAAATAGGATATCCAGAGGGGATGACAAATCTGGAAGTTCTCCGTACTCAAGGCTTGCTGGAAATGCGTTTGCGACCATTTGGGCTGATTGTCACCTGGACAAGCTTTTTATCAGCCTCTTCTCTGATAGAAGCACTCAGCAACGGGACGATTGATTTCTGCGGTGGGGGTGGCACGGCTAGCATCTTCTCTCAAGCGGCGGATCATGTATTTGTGCGGGTGGCTAAGGAAAAATATACCGCTCCCAAAGGTCAAGCGATTCTAGTACCGGAAGATTCGCCGATTCAGACACTAGCAGACCTGAAGGGTAAAAAGATCGCTTTTGACAAAGGCTCAAGCGCACATTATGTGCTTGTGCGATCGCTGGCAAAAGTAGGTCTCGATTTTAGTGACATTGAGCCAGTTTATTTGACACAACCTGAGGCGCTGCCCCGATTCCGGCGGGGTGAAATCGATGCTTGGGTGATTTGGGTTCCCTACACAGCTACTCAAGCCCGAAGCGCTTACCCAGGGCGATCGATTGCAGACCTAGAGAGCATATTTGGTGACAAAGCCTCTGTAGAAGTTCCGACTTATTACTACGCGATTCCAGAGCTAGTACGCGACTATCCCGACCTGCTCAAGGTGATTTTAGAAGAGGTAAACGAAGCTGGAGCTTGGGCTAAGAGACAAGAATTAGAAGCTGCTCAACGAATGGCGCAGAACCATGAAATCGATTCATCCATCGTAGAAACTTTACAGCAACGTAGTGGCGAACGCGCCATCATTCCGATTGACGACCAATCGCTCACTGCCCTACAGCATCAGGCAAATATATTTAGAGATTTAAATCTGATTCCTGAGCGGGTGAATGTGAAAGATGGAACCTATAGCTTGCAGACCAAGCAAAACTGGACTTATTAAGTGGAACAGTTAAGAACCACGATCGCCAATTATCGAAATGATAATACTGCACTATTTGCTTTTAGTGTTGCAGCAACTTGCAGAGCGACTTTTGGGGAAGGTTGGCTAAAAAAGTAATAACAAGTTTTTATACTATTTTACACTATTTTAGGTATAATTATGGCTATTTTTGCCGCTTTTTATAAAAAATAAAGTTGTGAATTATACTGTTAATTTCTGGCTTTTTGAA includes:
- a CDS encoding selenium-binding family protein; amino-acid sequence: MAQTCCGPGYASPEAAMKAEPEKILYTVALYTGTGIEEPDYLATVDVDRNSPTYSQIIHRLPMPYIGDELHHFGWNACSSCHGDASKSRRFMVIPGQRSSRIYIVDTADPKAPKLHKVIEPEEIKAKTNLTAPHTVHCLADSNIMISMLGDSEGNAPGGFLLLDKNFDIAGRWENKAKEMRFNYDFWYQPRHNVMVSSEWGAPKTYYPGFNLKDVTDGNYGHQLHFWDWLQHEIIQSVDLGEEGLIPLEVRFHHHPDSTHGFVGAALSSNVWHWYKKNDNWQVEKVIDVPSVEVSGWEIPVPSLITDILISMDDRYLYFSNWLHGDIRQYDISDSSDPKLVGQIWCGGLLGKSPDFQGNKLAGGPQMLQLSLDGKRLYVTNSLFSTWDNQFYPDLSKTGSYLLQIDCDTENGGLKINENFYVDFGKEPKGASRAHEMRYPGGDCTSDIWV
- a CDS encoding gamma-glutamylcyclotransferase yields the protein MSDRGGNSHHIWVQVDGSAKLDLNLQQKQQEPMFYYFAYGSCMCPVDLKRSLGENTHLYVVGAATLKNYKLGFYRFSPTRKCGVLDVVKDAKASVIGVLYQLPWRLSDRLDIREDVPHGGYRQELVDIHCQNQVYKDVRTYVVVEKLTAEVAPNDWYFNIVLRGAVTCGLPEEYCWSLFHHMHQLQQSKQFLGT
- a CDS encoding cadmium resistance transporter, coding for MDWLIATIKIGLAAAVATTFDDNIYLTAFFSEVNRTFRPQHVVVGEILGFTALVIVSLVGFLLGLAIPSTWIGLLGILPILIGLNNLFNLNKDDSAEDKSANLKRNSKFLGFDSRKRSLWDVIRDPQTYRVSAVTISNGGNNLGIYIPLFASSTIQNLSVIIPVCYFIVCCWLFMSYTLTHQPGIALVLSRYARKIFPFVLMWLGFRILLDSESYRLFLPNT
- a CDS encoding aliphatic sulfonate ABC transporter substrate-binding protein, which translates into the protein MISRLIDLLLRCTGQNILRSLKSATRSKATYRFAVRFCLGLVSILVLTLVFDGHAVAVSDGNKLSSVINQFKLPKTSIIQLVETVGLFMGGIIFCIVLDRWFSKRSGQSSNTPLAEQARRLKQLKIGYPEGMTNLEVLRTQGLLEMRLRPFGLIVTWTSFLSASSLIEALSNGTIDFCGGGGTASIFSQAADHVFVRVAKEKYTAPKGQAILVPEDSPIQTLADLKGKKIAFDKGSSAHYVLVRSLAKVGLDFSDIEPVYLTQPEALPRFRRGEIDAWVIWVPYTATQARSAYPGRSIADLESIFGDKASVEVPTYYYAIPELVRDYPDLLKVILEEVNEAGAWAKRQELEAAQRMAQNHEIDSSIVETLQQRSGERAIIPIDDQSLTALQHQANIFRDLNLIPERVNVKDGTYSLQTKQNWTY